From the Malus domestica chromosome 17, GDT2T_hap1 genome, one window contains:
- the LOC103426078 gene encoding uncharacterized protein: protein MASDDEIEKTQEERKRMEKQLASLTSVTFDTDLYGGTDKGAYVSSIPVNDDDDNAEAMDNEIARRMAASYTAPKSVLNERPRGGDADEDLGFKKPQRIIDREDDYRQRRLNRIISPERHDPFASGEKTPDPSVRTYADVMREEALKREKDETLKLIAKKMKEKEEAPPEKEDKPAAAEAVPQKRRNRWDQSQDGDGGGKKAKTSDWDLPDTTPGKWDATPTPGRVSDSTPSLGRRNRWDETPTPGRVADSDATPAGAVTPGATPAGMAWDATPKLPGMATPTPKRQRSRWDETPASMGSATPMAGATPAAAYTPGVTPVGGVELATPTPGAINVRGAITPEQYNLLRWEKDIEERNRPLTDEELDAMFPQEGYKVLDPPSSYVPIRTPARKLLATPTPMGTPMYSIPEENRGQQFDVPKELPGGLPFMKPEDYQYFGALLNEDEEEELSPDEQKERKIMKLLLKVKNGTPQQRKTALRQLTDKAREFGAGPLFNRILPLLMQPTLEDQERHLLVKVIDRVLYKLDELVRPYVHKILVVIEPLLIDEDYYARVEGREIISNLSKAAGLATMIAAMRPDIDNIDEYVRNTTARAFSVVASALGIPALLPFLKAVCQSKKSWQARHTGIKIVQQIAILIGCAVLPHLRSLVEIIENGLSDENQKVRTITALSLAALAEAAAPYGIESFDSVLKPLWKGIRSHRGKVLAAFLKAIGFIIPLMDAMYASYYTKEVMVVLIREFQSPDEEMKKIVLKVVKQCVSTEGVEPEYIRSDILPEFFKNFWVRRMALDRRNYRQLVETTVEIANKVGVADIVGRIVEDLKDESEPYRRMVMETIEKVVVNLGASDIDARLEELLIDGILYAFQEQTSDDANVMLNGFGAVVNSLGLRVKPYLPQICGTIKWRLNNKSAKVRQQAADLISRIAVVMKQCQEEQLMGHLGVVLYEYLGEEYPEVLGSILGALKAIVNVIGMTKMTPPIKDLLPRLTPILKNRHEKVQENCIDLVGRIADRGAEFVPAREWMRICFELLEMLKAHKKGIRRATVNTFGYIAKAIGPQDVLATLLNNLKVQERQNRVCTTVAIAIVAETCSPFTVLPALMNEYRVPELNVQNGVLKSLSFLFEYIGEMGKDYIYAVTPLLEDALMDRDLVHRQTAASAVKHMALGVAGLGCEDALVHLLNYVWPNIFETSPHVINAVMEAIEGMRVALGAAVVLNYCLQGLFHPARKVREVYWKIYNSLYIGAQDALVASYPMLEDEEHNVYTRPELMMFV, encoded by the coding sequence atggCGTCCGACGACGAGATAGAGAAGACgcaggaagagaggaagaggatggaGAAGCAATTGGCTTCCCTCACCTCCGTCACCTTCGACACAGACCTCTACGGCGGCACCGACAAGGGCGCATACGTCTCGTCGATCCCTGTGAACGACGACGATGACAACGCGGAGGCCATGGACAACGAGATTGCTCGGAGGATGGCGGCGTCGTACACGGCGCCCAAGTCGGTGTTGAACGAGAGGCCGAGAGGCGGCGACGCCGATGAGGATTTGGGGTTCAAGAAGCCGCAGAGGATTATCGATCGGGAGGATGATTATCGACAGCGGAGGTTGAACCGGATCATATCGCCTGAGCGGCACGACCCGTTTGCGTCCGGGGAGAAGACTCCGGACCCGTCGGTGAGGACTTATGCCGATGTGATGAGGGAGGAAGCCCTGAAGAGGGAGAAGGATGAGACTCTGAAGCTTATTGCTAAGAAgatgaaggagaaagaggagGCGCCGCCGGAAAAGGAGGATAAGCCTGCTGCTGCTGAGGCGGTGCCTCAAAAGAGGAGGAATCGGTGGGACCAGTCTCAGGATGGTGATGGTGGAGGCAAGAAGGCAAAAACGTCGGATTGGGACTTGCCGGATACGACGCCAGGAAAGTGGGACGCAACTCCGACGCCAGGGAGGGTTTCGGATTCGACTCCATCACTGGGGAGGAGGAACCGCTGGGATGAGACACCCACTCCGGGGCGGGTGGCAGATTCGGATGCTACTCCAGCTGGTGCTGTCACTCCCGGTGCCACCCCTGCTGGGATGGCTTGGGATGCGACTCCGAAGCTTCCTGGGATGGCCACACCGACACCGAAACGGCAGAGGTCAAGGTGGGATGAGACCCCTGCCTCAATGGGCAGTGCGACCCCAATGGCTGGGGCAACCCCTGCTGCTGCCTATACACCTGGTGTGACCCCTGTAGGTGGAGTTGAACTTGCTACCCCAACCCCCGGGGCTATTAATGTGAGGGGAGCCATTACGCCAGAGCAGTATAATCTATTGAGGTGGGAGAAGGATATTGAAGAGAGGAATAGACCATTGACTGATGAAGAGCTGGATGCTATGTTTCCTCAAGAAGGGTATAAAGTTTTGGACCCACCGTCTTCTTATGTGCCGATTAGGACTCCGGCGAGGAAACTTCTTGCTACCCCCACTCCAATGGGGACTCCTATGTATTCTATTCCGGAAGAGAATCGTGGGCAGCAGTTTGATGTGCCAAAGGAGTTGCCTGGTGGGTTGCCGTTTATGAAGCCTGAGGACTATCAATACTTTGGGGCATTGCTGAATgaagatgaggaggaggaaTTGTCCCCTGATGAGCAGAAAGAGCGGAAGATTATGAAGCTTCTGCTTAAAGTTAAGAATGGAACACCACAGCAGAGAAAGACAGCATTGAGGCAGCTTACTGATAAGGCTCGTGAGTTTGGTGCTGGCCCCTTGTTTAACCGCATTTTGCCTCTGCTTATGCAACCCACTTTGGAAGACCAAGAGAGGCATCTTTTGGTTAAGGTTATTGATCGAGTGCTTTATAAATTGGATGAGTTGGTACGTCCTTATGTGCATAAGATTCTTGTTGTTATTGAACCTTTGTTGATTGATGAAGACTATTATGCGCGTGTTGAAGGGAGAGAAATTATCTCCAATCTTAGTAAAGCAGCTGGTTTGGCCACTATGATTGCAGCCATGCGTCCGGATATTGATAACATTGATGAATATGTTAGGAACACTACTGCCAGAGCTTTTAGTGTTGTTGCTTCTGCACTTGGTATACCTGCACTGTTGCCCTTTTTGAAAGCTGTGTGTCAGAGCAAGAAGTCGTGGCAAGCACGGCACACTGGAATCAAGATTGTTCAGCAGATTGCCATTTTGATCGGGTGTGCTGTACTTCCCCACTTGAGGTCCCTTGTGGAAATTATAGAGAATGGTCTGAGCGATGAAAATCAGAAGGTTCGGACAATTACTGCTCTATCTCTTGCTGCTCTTGCTGAGGCAGCTGCCCCATACGGTATTGAGAGCTTTGACTCTGTGTTGAAGCCATTGTGGAAGGGTATTAGGTCTCACCGTGGTAAGGTTTTGGCTGCCTTCTTGAAGGCAATTGGTTTTATTATTCCCCTTATGGATGCAATGTATGCAAGTTACTATACAAAGGAAGTGATGGTTGTTTTGATTAGAGAGTTTCAGTCTCCTGAtgaagagatgaagaaaattgTGCTCAAAGTTGTCAAACAGTGTGTGAGTACAGAAGGTGTAGAGCCGGAGTATATAAGAAGTGATATTCTTCCTGagttctttaaaaacttttggGTTAGAAGGATGGCTTTGGATAGGAGAAACTACAGGCAATTGGTGGAAACAACTGTAGAGATAGCAAACAAAGTGGGTGTTGCTGATATAGTTGGGAGAATTGTTGAGGATCTCAAAGATGAGAGTGAACCGTATAGGAGAATGGTTATGGAGACAATCGAGAAGGTGGTTGTGAACTTGGGTGCATCTGACATTGATGCTCGGTTGGAGGAGCTTCTCATTGATGGTATCCTTTATGCTTTCCAAGAGCAGACCAGTGATGATGCAAATGTGATGCTTAATGGTTTTGGTGCAGTTGTGAATTCTCTTGGTCTGAGGGTGAAACCTTACCTTCCCCAGATTTGTGGTACCATTAAGTGGCGTTTGAATAACAAGAGTGCAAAGGTCAGACAGCAAGCTGCAGATCTTATTTCGAGAATTGCTGTTGTCATGAAGCAGTGCCAAGAGGAGCAACTGATGGGTCATCTTGGTGTTGTCTTGTATGAGTATTTGGGAGAAGAGTATCCAGAAGTTTTGGGATCAATTCTGGGAGCGCTGAAGGCAATTGTGAATGTTATTGGTATGACAAAGATGACTCCTCCTATAAAGGATTTGCTTCCCAGGTTGACTCCAATTTTGAAGAATAGGCATGAGAAAGTCCAGGAGAACTGTATTGACCTTGTTGGTCGTATTGCTGATCGCGGTGCTGAGTTTGTTCCAGCAAGGGAGTGGATGAGGATCTGTTTTGAGCTTCTTGAGATGCTCAAGGCTCATAAGAAGGGTATCCGGCGAGCTACAGTGAATACTTTTGGTTACATTGCCAAAGCCATTGGTCCACAAGATGTCCTCGCAACTCTATTGAACAATCTCAAAGTGCAGGAGCGTCAGAACCGTGTCTGCACCACTGTGGCAATCGCAATAGTAGCTGAAACCTGTTCGCCTTTCACAGTTCTTCCGGCCCTGATGAATGAGTATCGTGTTCCAGAGCTTAATGTGCAGAATggtgttttgaagtccctctCGTTCTTGTTTGAGTACATCGGTGAAATGGGGAAAGACTATATCTATGCAGTGACCCCGTTGCTTGAGGATGCCCTCATGGATAGAGATCTGGTTCACAGACAAACTGCCGCTTCTGCTGTAAAGCACATGGCTCTGGGAGTAGCGGGATTGGGATGCGAGGACGCTTTAGTCCACTTGCTGAACTACGTCTGGCCAAACATATTTGAGACATCCCCACACGTTATCAACGCAGTCATGGAAGCAATTGAAGGGATGAGAGTGGCATTAGGTGCTGCGGTTGTGCTCAACTACTGTCTCCAGGGGCTGTTCCATCCTGCTAGGAAGGTTAGAGAGGTGTACTGGAAGATTTACAACTCACTGTATATTGGAGCTCAAGATGCTCTTGTTGCATCGTACCCGATGCTTGAGGATGAGGAGCATAACGTATATACCAGGCCCGAGCTAATGATGTTTGTATGA